The following are from one region of the Halodesulfovibrio sp. MK-HDV genome:
- the pseF gene encoding pseudaminic acid cytidylyltransferase: MSIAVIPARGGSKRIPRKNIRSFCGKPIIAYSIDVALRSGLFSSVIVSTDDEEIADVARSFGADVPFMRPAQLADDFTGTGAVLMHALTHFQEQGQKVDAICCIYATSPFTIVEDLTRGHDALETAPAAFTVTNFAAPPFWALKQDDQGRMAMLEPEYLDVRSQDLPELFHDTGQIYWGTSEFFLNGNDIQAGRAVGIQIPRYRTQDIDNMDDWARAEIMYRVLKGAGQL, from the coding sequence ATGAGCATAGCTGTAATACCTGCTCGAGGCGGGAGTAAGCGAATCCCCAGAAAGAATATTCGATCTTTTTGTGGCAAGCCGATTATAGCCTATTCAATTGATGTTGCTTTACGTTCCGGACTATTTTCTTCCGTGATAGTTTCAACGGATGATGAAGAAATCGCAGACGTGGCGAGATCATTTGGAGCGGATGTTCCTTTTATGCGACCAGCACAGTTAGCAGATGATTTTACAGGAACAGGTGCGGTACTCATGCATGCATTAACGCATTTTCAGGAACAAGGACAAAAGGTTGATGCTATCTGTTGTATTTATGCGACGTCTCCATTCACAATAGTTGAGGATCTTACTCGTGGGCATGATGCGTTAGAAACTGCCCCTGCTGCGTTTACTGTGACGAATTTTGCGGCTCCCCCATTTTGGGCTTTGAAGCAGGATGACCAAGGCCGGATGGCAATGCTTGAACCTGAGTATCTGGATGTCAGGTCGCAAGATCTTCCTGAATTGTTTCACGATACAGGGCAAATATATTGGGGAACCAGTGAGTTTTTCTTAAACGGGAATGACATTCAGGCAGGACGTGCTGTGGGGATTCAAATTCCGCGCTATCGAACTCAGGATATCGATAACATGGATGATTGGGCTAGGGCTGAAATTATGTATCGAGTTCTAAAAGGGGCAGGACAGTTATGA
- a CDS encoding PIG-L deacetylase family protein translates to MLSNSQKMFVVAAHPDDEVLGCGGTIAKAVAAGMDVSVLLLGEGPTSRQDSSSVSERTHATDSAQIAAQMLGVANIYYGALPDNKFDTVPLLDVIKIIEKHAENVQPDLVITHHSGDLNIDHSITHRAVMTAFRPLPETKQVALLGFEVLSSTEYATPNAMPTFVPNFYVNISKFLSEKFSALEAYRSEMREFPHPRSFEAVEHLARLRGAHSGCNAAEAFVLYRALF, encoded by the coding sequence ATGCTAAGTAATTCCCAAAAAATGTTTGTTGTTGCAGCACATCCCGACGATGAAGTTTTGGGTTGCGGCGGAACTATTGCAAAAGCAGTTGCAGCAGGAATGGACGTTTCTGTTTTGTTGCTGGGAGAAGGGCCAACATCCCGTCAAGATTCTTCATCGGTTTCAGAGCGGACTCATGCCACTGATTCTGCTCAAATTGCCGCACAAATGTTGGGAGTTGCAAACATATATTATGGAGCTCTTCCTGATAACAAGTTTGATACGGTTCCGCTTTTGGACGTCATAAAAATTATAGAAAAACATGCTGAAAACGTTCAACCGGATTTGGTGATCACACATCACAGTGGTGATCTGAATATTGATCATTCCATAACACACCGTGCTGTAATGACAGCGTTTCGCCCTCTTCCAGAAACGAAGCAGGTGGCACTTTTGGGTTTTGAAGTACTTTCCAGCACTGAATATGCAACGCCTAATGCGATGCCAACTTTTGTCCCGAATTTTTACGTAAACATTTCTAAATTTCTTTCTGAGAAGTTTAGCGCCCTGGAAGCGTACCGATCGGAGATGCGGGAATTTCCCCATCCCCGCAGTTTTGAAGCTGTAGAGCATCTTGCTCGGTTACGTGGTGCACACAGTGGGTGTAATGCTGCAGAGGCCTTTGTATTGTACAGAGCGCTATTTTAA
- the pseG gene encoding UDP-2,4-diacetamido-2,4,6-trideoxy-beta-L-altropyranose hydrolase → MSELIVIRADATPSMGTGHVMRCLALVQAWERIGRKAVFVGHITVPWVRERLSKEGVSVNYLEGDVAPEQDVSVLLDEVSGYDASWVVLDGYHFSLECQKAVKNAGHRLLVIDDYNHLPEYCCDILLNQNINAPTIQYRGEIGTRLLGSDYVLLRQDIIKARHLSKECTPSPQIKNILLTLGGGDESHTFDQLKQVLHSAEMKGRTLRVIAGSVAVEKWNELLADSPATVEIIQQAHDMSRHMLWADFCITAGGSTCWELGALKVPFVVFEVPENQKEIAQYFKNSSRGLGQLREIISGEIVPESIEIPVDGSGLVAGSMLLFPFSIMPVKSEHAEEIYPIVAAKETRRKFFSTSTFSLEHHLAWFEERLKKDEPFYVVMKDQSVAGFVRFDKDGADYVASIALAKNARGGGRGHNASMSTTECFFMRNPDAKLRAYIKKTNPVAIQLVLSTGFYLEGDVEGDSTTSSFYRLNGYAK, encoded by the coding sequence ATGAGTGAACTTATTGTTATACGTGCTGATGCTACCCCCAGCATGGGTACAGGACATGTGATGCGTTGTTTAGCCTTGGTGCAGGCATGGGAAAGAATAGGACGTAAAGCTGTCTTTGTTGGGCATATTACAGTTCCTTGGGTTCGGGAGCGCCTAAGTAAAGAAGGTGTTTCTGTTAACTATCTGGAAGGTGATGTAGCGCCGGAGCAAGATGTTTCTGTTCTTCTAGATGAAGTGTCCGGCTATGATGCGAGCTGGGTCGTGCTGGACGGCTATCATTTTTCGCTTGAATGCCAGAAGGCCGTGAAAAATGCAGGCCATCGTCTGCTGGTTATAGATGATTATAACCATCTGCCTGAATATTGTTGCGACATTCTGCTTAATCAAAATATTAACGCGCCAACCATCCAATACCGTGGTGAGATTGGCACTCGTCTGCTCGGTTCTGATTATGTGCTATTGCGGCAGGATATCATTAAAGCACGACATTTATCTAAAGAATGCACTCCTTCTCCGCAAATAAAAAACATACTTCTTACCCTTGGTGGAGGAGATGAGTCGCATACTTTTGACCAGCTCAAGCAGGTACTTCATTCAGCGGAAATGAAAGGGCGCACCTTACGTGTCATCGCCGGTAGTGTTGCAGTAGAAAAATGGAATGAACTGCTGGCAGATTCTCCTGCAACTGTCGAAATAATACAACAGGCACATGACATGTCTCGACATATGCTGTGGGCAGATTTTTGTATTACTGCTGGTGGCTCAACATGCTGGGAATTAGGTGCTCTTAAAGTTCCATTTGTCGTATTCGAAGTTCCGGAGAATCAGAAGGAAATTGCACAATATTTTAAAAACTCTTCGAGAGGGTTAGGGCAGCTTCGGGAAATTATTAGCGGAGAAATTGTTCCGGAGTCTATAGAGATTCCTGTTGACGGTAGTGGTCTGGTGGCAGGAAGCATGCTCCTTTTTCCGTTCTCGATAATGCCGGTAAAGAGTGAACATGCTGAAGAGATATATCCTATCGTCGCAGCTAAAGAAACTCGAAGAAAATTTTTCTCAACTTCTACGTTTTCGTTGGAGCATCATCTTGCATGGTTTGAGGAACGACTAAAGAAAGACGAACCGTTTTATGTTGTAATGAAGGATCAGTCAGTCGCAGGATTTGTTCGCTTCGACAAGGATGGAGCTGATTATGTCGCAAGCATCGCATTAGCAAAGAACGCTCGAGGCGGTGGTAGGGGACATAACGCGTCCATGAGTACAACGGAATGCTTTTTTATGAGAAATCCAGACGCTAAGTTGAGGGCGTATATTAAAAAAACGAATCCCGTTGCAATACAACTTGTTTTAAGTACTGGCTTTTATCTTGAAGGTGATGTCGAGGGTGACAGCACAACAAGCTCTTTTTATAGGTTGAATGGCTATGCTAAGTAA